The Brevundimonas sp. SORGH_AS_0993 genome segment ACAGCGGGCGCCCCGTCCCGCGACGCCCCGCCCGCGGGCCTGAAAAGATAGCCGACCAGTTCAGTGCGCGGTTCATCCATGCTGCGGAAGGTCACGCGCTCCGCCGCTTGCGCCGTTCGAACGGGCGTCGATGCGGCAGGCGGGTCTTGCCGCGCCAGGGCCGGGCCTGAGACGCCCAGCAGAACGGCCGCCGCCGCAAAAATCGCTCGCTTCATTCTCGCTGTCTCCATCCTCGCCGCGGCCACGCCTTTCGGCGCCCCTTACGCCCCCTTGACGCATCGGCGCGGTCACATCCTCCATCTGCGCCTTCGCAACCGTCCAAGACGAGGCCGAGCCCGGTCCTGAACCAGAACGAGCCTCCCTGTCGGGAAGGACTTGCGCCAAGACCGTCGAGTTCGGTTGCGCCGCCCAGGGATTGTCAGCGCAGGCCTGGCGCAGATTCGGTGCAGACCTGATCCTCGGACCGTATCGGCCGCCGGCGGCGCGCCGTCGCTTGCCCAAAAAACCTTCTCGGGGTCCGCGCCGCCGTTCGCACCCCGAGCGGTGGGTTCAGGATTTGCAGGCGGCGGGCGGAGCGCCGTCGCGGGCCGACAGTCTGCAGGAGCGATCGATCTCGTTCTGAATCAGGGCGCACGGATTGGCGGCGTTGCAGGGCGGGCGGGTCGCCGGGCTGACCTGGATGCAGCGTTCGACCAGGCGGGCGGCCGCGCTGGCGCCGATGGCGTCGCGGCAGGCGACCTCGCTGACCGGCACGCGAACAGGCGCCATGTCCGGGCCTTCCGGGATCGTGGCCTGCGGCTCCTCGGACGGGGTCTCGGCGGGCTTGGGCTGTTCGGGCGCGGGCGTCGAAGGCCGAGGCCGAGGCCGAGGCGCCGGGCTGGGCGTCTCCTCAGGCGCCAGGGGCACGGCGTCGATCACGTCGGTCGGAGGGGCGCCAGGGGCCGAGCCGCCCGGATCGGCCGGGCCGGTCCTGTGACAGCCGGTCACGAGCAGGACGCAGGCGGCCAGAGGAATCCACAGGGTCAGGATCGAGGGGGTGAGGCGCACGGGCTTGTCTCCGGTCAGGACCAGTCCGGCGACCATGCCCGGCCCTGAGCGGAGGCGAAACCCCCTATCGCTTCACCGCCGCCAGCGCCGCCTTCTGCAGGGCGAACAGTTCGGCGCAGCCTACCTCGGCCAGGGCGAACAGCCGGTCGAATTCGGCACGGGTGAAGCCGCGCTTTTCGCCGGTCGCCTGAATCTCGACGATCTGGCCCGCGCCGGTCAGGACGAAGTTCGAATCCGCCTCGGCCTGGGAGTCTTCCTCGTAATCCAGGTCCAGCACCGGAACCCCGTCGCAGACGCCGCACGACACGGCCGCTACCTGGTCCAGGATGGGATCGACCTTCAGCACGCCTTCGTCGCGCAGATAGGTCAGGGCCGAGGCCAGGGCGACCCAGGCGCCCGTGATGGCGGCGGTGCGCGTGCCGCCATCGGCCTGGATGACGTCGCAGTCCAGCACCACCTGACGCTCGCCCAGCGCCTTAAGATCGACCACAGCGCGCAGGGACCGGCCGATCAGCCGCTGAATCTCCTGGGTGCGGCCCGTCTGTTTTCCGGCCGCGGCTTCGCGCCGGCCGCGCGTGTGGGTCGCGCGGGGCAGCATGCCGTATTCGGCCGTGACCCAGCCCTGGCCCTTGCCGCGCATCCAGCCGGGAATGCTCTCCTCGACCGAGGCCGTCACCAGGACCTTGGTGTTGCCGAAGCCGATCAGGCACGAGCCTTCGGCGTAGCGGTTGACCCCCGTTTCGATGGTGACGAGGCGCATCTGGTCGTCGGTGCGTTGCGAGTGGCGCATGAGCATGGTCCCTTGGCGGCCGGACCCGAGGCATCAGGGGCCTTGGAAGCCGCAGCGGCGCTGCTTATCCTGAAAGCGTGAGCCTGTATGCCCCCAAACCGCCGCCGTTCGACGGCCTGTCGTCCCTGACCGGGCTGGCGGGGCTGGATGCGCGCGCGCGCGACATCTTCCGGCGCATCGTCGAGACCTATCTGGAGACGGGCGAGCCGGTCGGGTCGCGCACCCTGTCCCTGGGCGGGGTGGCCCTGTCGCCGGCCTCCATCCGCAACACCATGCAGGACCTGACCCTGGCCGGCCTTCTGATTGCGCCCCACACCTCGGCCGGGCGTATCCCGACCCATGCGGGCCTGCGTCTGTTCGTCGACGGCCTGTTGGAGATCGGCGACCTGACGGCCGAGGAACGGCGCGAGATCGACGGGCGACTAGCCGGCCGGGGCGGGAGTTTCGAGGCGGCCCTGGACGAGGCGTCCAACCTGTTGTCGGGCCTGGCCGGGGGGGCCGGCGTCGTCTCCAGTCCGGTGCGCGACGCCGGGGTCAAACATGTGGAGTTCGTGGCCCTGGGCGGCGATCAGGCCCTGGCCGTCTTGGTCGCCGACGACGGCACGGTCGAGAACCGGATCATGCGCCTGTCGGCGGGCGTCACCCCTTCGACCCTGCAGGAGGCGTCCAACTTCCTGAACGCCCGTCTGCGCGGCCGGCCCTTGGCCGAGGCGCGGCGCGAGATGGCCCAGGAGCTGGAGGTCGCCCGGCGCGAGCTGGACCAGACCGCCGCCCGCCTGATCGAGGACGGTTTCGCCGCCTGGTCGGGCGGCCCCGACCGGGAACGCGCCCTGATCGTGCGGGGCCGCGCCAATCTGCTGCAGGACCGCGACGGCCTGGCCGACCTGGAACGGGTCCGCGTCCTGTTCGACGACCTGGAGCAGAAGGAGCAGCTGATCGGCCTCCTGGACGGGGTCGATGCGGCGCAAGGTGTCCGCATCTTCATCGGCGCCGAAACACGGTTGTTTTCACTTTCGGGTTCCGCCGTGATCGCGGCGCCCTATATGAGCGGCCGACAGCGGGTCCTGGGCGCCATCGGCGTCATCGGCCCCGCGCGACTGAACTACGCCCGTGTCATTCCGTTGGTGGACTATACCGCCCGGGTGCTGGGCCGAATGCTGGACGGGAAAGAAACGTGAGCGACAAACCCCTGAACGACACCGCCGAAACCCAGGCTGCAGAGGCGGCCGAGACCGACGCCGACCATGGGCTGAACGCCCATCCTGCCAAGGACGGGGGCGACGACCTGGCCCCGCTGGACGCCGTCATCGCCGAACGCGACGAATGGAAGGACCGGGCCCTGCGCGTCGCCGCCGAGATGGAGAATCTCAAACGCCGCGCCGAAACCCAGCAGAACGACGCCCGCGCCTTCGCCATCCAGCGCTTCGCCAAGGACCTGCTGGGCGTGGCCGACAATCTGGAACGCGCCCTGATGGCCGCGCCCAAGGACGCAGAAGGCGCCACCGCTGGCCTGGTGACGGGTCTGGAAATGACCCAGAAGGCCCTGCTTCAGGCGTTCGACACCAACGGGCTGAAGCTGGTCAAGCCCGAGGCGGGCGAGGCGTTCAACCCGCATCTGCACCAGGCCATGATGGAGCAGCCCTCCGACACCGTGCCGGGCGGGGCGGTGATCCAGACCATGCAGTCGGGCTTCGAACTGTTCGGCCGCACCATCCGCCCCGCCATGGTGGTGGTCGCCGCCAAGGGCGCGGGCGCCCAGGCCGCCAATCCCTACGGGGCGCAATCCGCCGCTGACGGCCAGACCCTTGGCGGCCAGGCGTTCGACAGCAAGGCCTGAGCGCCGCTCCGAATCGGGCTGGCGGCGCTCAGAACTGACGCCGCCAGGCCCCGATCAGGGCGTAGGCGGGCGGCGCATCCGTCACATGGCTGGGTTCGCGGCTGGCCACGGCCTGCAGGGTGACGCTGGACCCGTCCCACAGACGACGCTCGCCGCCCAGGATCAGGTCCAGCTGCCGCCCGCTGGGCGTGGCCGAGAAGGTGCGGCGCGAATAGGTCAGGGGATCGAAATAGTCGATCGGCACATCCGCCAGCCAGGCGGCGAATGTCCCGCGCTCGATCCGCAACGGCTGCGACAGTGTCAGGCTGAAACTGTCGCAGAGGGTCGAACAGCCGCTGAGCAGTCCCAGCCGCCAGTTGGAGCTGATCGCCGCCTGATCCATCGACAGGAACCGCCCCTCGACGCGCGTGGAGCCCAGTCCCGCCTCGCCGATCAGCCGCAGGTTCGGCCGCAGCGCCCAGTCGCCGCCTAGCGCGTAGAAGCGCGTCTGCGACGGCAGGGCGAAGTCCGACCCGCCGGGCATATAGGCGCCCAGGGGCCCCAGTCTTTCGCTCAAGGCTCCGGCGCTGAAGGACAGGCCGCCCTTGGCGCCGCGCCAGCCCAGGGTCGCACGGCTGTAGGTCGAGGCGTCCTGCTCCACCCGGCTCAACGGCATGCGGCGATCCCCGCCCCCGTTTTCGGCCGACAGGGTCAAGGCGCCGAAGCGCATGGCCCCCCGCACGGCATGGTCGGCCTGGGCCAGGGCGGCGAAGCCGTCGCCTGCGCCGCCGCCGAAGGGGGAAACGGCCCCGCCCCTGCCCTGCCAGGCGGCGAAACTCAGCCGGCCGCTTTCCAGGTTCAGCATGGCTTCCTGGCGCGGCTCGTCGCCCATCCAGGGCGCGTTCAGCAGGTCGTGGCGCGGGGCGATCGGCTCGGGCGAAGCCGCCGACTGGGCTGCAATCAGGTTCAGACGCCCGCCGTTGGGCAGAGCCAGGCTGGTGCTGGCCGTGCGGCTGGGCTCGAAGGGGGCCGCCTGATAGGAGCGCGCGGGCGCGGCGCGATAGGCTTGGCCCAACTGGACCGCGAACATCCGGTCGTATTTGTCGAACAACACCGTCTCCAGCGCCGTCTGACGACCGAAGGCGTCGCCGAAGGCCCCGCCGATGAAGCTGCCCGGCATGGCCTCGGGCACGATGGTCGTGCCGTCGGCCATGGGGGTCGAGGTCGAACCGACGGGTCGGAATGCCTGGCCCAGATCCAGAAGGCCGCGGCCATAGACGATGTCGGTCCCCGCATCGCCGGCGTCACGGGCGGTCTCCACCAGGATGGCCAGGGCCTGTTTCCCCGTCAGGTTCGGAAAGGCGTCCATCAACAGGGCCAGGGCCCCCGCCACATACGGCGCCGAAAAGGAGGTGCCGCTGACTTCATAGCAGGACGTCCCGTCGCAGCCGGTGATGATTTTGTCGCCCGGCGCCGAGATGTAGGCGCTGG includes the following:
- the rph gene encoding ribonuclease PH encodes the protein MRHSQRTDDQMRLVTIETGVNRYAEGSCLIGFGNTKVLVTASVEESIPGWMRGKGQGWVTAEYGMLPRATHTRGRREAAAGKQTGRTQEIQRLIGRSLRAVVDLKALGERQVVLDCDVIQADGGTRTAAITGAWVALASALTYLRDEGVLKVDPILDQVAAVSCGVCDGVPVLDLDYEEDSQAEADSNFVLTGAGQIVEIQATGEKRGFTRAEFDRLFALAEVGCAELFALQKAALAAVKR
- the hrcA gene encoding heat-inducible transcriptional repressor HrcA, with protein sequence MSSLTGLAGLDARARDIFRRIVETYLETGEPVGSRTLSLGGVALSPASIRNTMQDLTLAGLLIAPHTSAGRIPTHAGLRLFVDGLLEIGDLTAEERREIDGRLAGRGGSFEAALDEASNLLSGLAGGAGVVSSPVRDAGVKHVEFVALGGDQALAVLVADDGTVENRIMRLSAGVTPSTLQEASNFLNARLRGRPLAEARREMAQELEVARRELDQTAARLIEDGFAAWSGGPDRERALIVRGRANLLQDRDGLADLERVRVLFDDLEQKEQLIGLLDGVDAAQGVRIFIGAETRLFSLSGSAVIAAPYMSGRQRVLGAIGVIGPARLNYARVIPLVDYTARVLGRMLDGKET
- the grpE gene encoding nucleotide exchange factor GrpE — translated: MSDKPLNDTAETQAAEAAETDADHGLNAHPAKDGGDDLAPLDAVIAERDEWKDRALRVAAEMENLKRRAETQQNDARAFAIQRFAKDLLGVADNLERALMAAPKDAEGATAGLVTGLEMTQKALLQAFDTNGLKLVKPEAGEAFNPHLHQAMMEQPSDTVPGGAVIQTMQSGFELFGRTIRPAMVVVAAKGAGAQAANPYGAQSAADGQTLGGQAFDSKA
- a CDS encoding S8 family peptidase, with the protein product MKAEVGWQAGATGDGITVGVIDSGISSSQGDLQGRISSASTDVVSGRNTPYVANDSHGTLVSGVIAANFNSFGTVGVAYQSTILSIRADISDCKDKDDKVCFTGSDLAKALDYAVANGVKIINMSLGGDGRMGSAFEAALLRAVNSGAVIVASSGNDGEANPGWPARYAVDSRFAGSVIAVGSHNASNVMSSFSNKAGDTASAYISAPGDKIITGCDGTSCYEVSGTSFSAPYVAGALALLMDAFPNLTGKQALAILVETARDAGDAGTDIVYGRGLLDLGQAFRPVGSTSTPMADGTTIVPEAMPGSFIGGAFGDAFGRQTALETVLFDKYDRMFAVQLGQAYRAAPARSYQAAPFEPSRTASTSLALPNGGRLNLIAAQSAASPEPIAPRHDLLNAPWMGDEPRQEAMLNLESGRLSFAAWQGRGGAVSPFGGGAGDGFAALAQADHAVRGAMRFGALTLSAENGGGDRRMPLSRVEQDASTYSRATLGWRGAKGGLSFSAGALSERLGPLGAYMPGGSDFALPSQTRFYALGGDWALRPNLRLIGEAGLGSTRVEGRFLSMDQAAISSNWRLGLLSGCSTLCDSFSLTLSQPLRIERGTFAAWLADVPIDYFDPLTYSRRTFSATPSGRQLDLILGGERRLWDGSSVTLQAVASREPSHVTDAPPAYALIGAWRRQF